Below is a genomic region from Micropterus dolomieu isolate WLL.071019.BEF.003 ecotype Adirondacks linkage group LG08, ASM2129224v1, whole genome shotgun sequence.
ATGGAGAACAGTCTGGTTAGCCTGGACATGGAGAGGGTTCGATGGCTTCTCAACACAAGACCTCAGTGGCTTCTTTTTATTCAACAACGTCCCTAAAGTGAGTTTTGGCTGCAAGAGAGAACTGGTTAAGGTCTGTAACACTTAATAGTGCCTGAAGAGGAATCTTGAGGAGCTGGTTCATTGATTGTTGCCAACCAGCACCATGGCTGACTCTCACTTGTCAGGTTCTGCAGGAAGCTACAACAGCAGCTTTCCCACCGCCAGTGCGTGGAACATCACTGGCAGCGGCCCATGGTTGTTGGCCTTCATGCTGACTGTCATCATCCTAATGACAGTCTGTGGCAACATGTTGCTTATTGCTTTGGTGTTTGCCCATCGCTCTTTGCGTTGCACCTCGAACTGCTTTCTAGTTTCTCTGTTCCTGTCTGACCTAATGGTGGCACTGGTGGTCATGCCCCCAGCCATGCTCAATGTGTTGTGTGGGTCCTGGGTGCTGTGGCCTGCCTTCTGCCCGATTTGGCTTTGCTTTGACGTCATGTGCTGCAGTGCGTCCATTCTCAACCTGTGTGTGATCAGCCTGGACCGTTACCTCTTCATCATCTCACCGCTGCGCTACAAGCAGAGGATGACCCCACCTCGGGCGTTGCTCCTTGTAGGAGCAGCTTGGGCATTGGCAGCATTGACCTCCTTCTTGCCTATTGAGATGAAATGGCACAGCTTGGGCCATGGGAGTGGACATTCATCAGTCAGCAGTAGCAACAACAGCTCTTACTCTGACACATTGTACCCAACGTCCTACTTTCAGCTGTCACCATCAGGAGGCCTTTCCTTCCAGTGCCGCCTGCGGGTCACCCTGCCCTTTGCCCTGGTGGCATCTGTACTCACATTCTTTTTGCCCTCCAGCGCCATTTGTTTCACATACTGTCGGATCCTTCTGGCAGCGCGGAGGCAGGCAAAGCGGGTCGCGGCACTGAGCCACCCACCACACCCACATCCCTCTCTTGGGGAACCTTCCAGGCCTCCTTCACCTGGGATTGCAGCAGGGCAAGCTCAGCCGGACGGAGATGACTGCAGTCACCAGGAGGCGCCTGCGTCACAAAATGTACCGGTAAGGAAGACAGACCAAACAGTAGAATTTATACTGTTGAAATCCAGTACCAATTTCAATTAAGGCCACTGTGTGCTTCAAACCTTAAAAAAACCTTAAGGAATGCTGTTTGATAGCTGGTTTTTGGCAGCCAAAcaaaattttttactttttgagaCCTAAGTCTAGACACACTTGATTGTCCCGATATGCTTAGTTATAAAAGTACTTTGGAGTTTATCTAGTTTGGAAGTATCTTTGCCcaacagttttgtgttttattaaactACTTTGTATCCAACATAGCAGAGACCACCAATAAACCCCGACTGATAAAGCAATATATATACACCTTTTGAATGCAAGACCTTAACTTGTAGTAGAGTATTTTCACCATGTGGCATTagtacttaaaggttcagtgtgtaagattaaGTGGCATCTAGCAGTGAGGTGGCGAATTGCACCCAACTGTCTAGTCTTCCTCTTTGGTGGTTTTAGCTACAAAATAATGTGCATGAATGTTTTCTGCAGCAGTGCTTTATTTtaagttgaattgagagcttcaactttaaaaaaaattctgaatgacattaaaGAGAGTTTgaagcctgcttgacacacctctgaaagagccatcagtaaacgtgattcccctaaatgtcctcttcCTGGAGATGCGTCCGTATAGGTTGagggatgtggatcaaacacccgaaagcacacactgcaggacatGCTTTATTGCAAGCATGTGAATGTATGAAGCATGTATGAAGACTCTTCATAATATATTtgttgaaggggggggggggattcttCCAACACGTGATCGAACAAATAACCTTCGAGGTGAGAGTCTTAGGCGCTACAGAAAAAGTAGTccaatgcaaaacttatttgccgacccctgatGTCTaatattacttcttcttcttcttcttcgacTATAATGAACCTAGAGACGAGCATCTACACGGCAggaattctacaagaagaagaagaatgtagtgatgaaacgcgctcCGTAGAGTTGTTGTAGAAAGTTGTAGATGATGTATATATGTAAAAAtttctcattctaaggtaataaaaacattacagtttattatgtaaggtctttatacactacTGAAAATATAGTCATGGATATTATatagcatttctgtcaataaatgctctgaaatattacacactgaacctccACCACTGGAGAACAAAGATAGAAACCAATTAAAAGAATGTTGCACAAATATGTGCTCTTGTTCTTTACCAGCTGTCTGCAAGGACAGGGAGATATAGAccttcttttactttttatgaaTTTAAATCGTGATCATTGTCAAGCTGTCAAATAAGTCAGAAGAGAAATAACGCTGCAGCTAGTATATCATGTGGAGCTGAAACACTTTCAGTGAAAGGGAAGTGTAAAACGTGCATAGAAATCTTACAGAGAAAAGTACAGCCAGTGTGTCAGATGTGCTACCACTGTTATCAAGGATCAAGCCACATAGTCTGTCACTTTTTCCTGCTGTAAAaccacacaaacagaacagaacagtcAGTCCTAAAGTAGCCTAATtcttgaaaaataattaatgaattGTAACCCCATAACATTTATGTTTCATTCTGATTAAGTAGCTTTAAAATCATCACTCTTTCATTAATCATAAATATATATTCTGTATGATTGTTTCAGCTCTTTATTGAAGCCAAGCAACATTGGCACTAACTGTAATATTCAAACCTTTTATCGCTGCACCATTCTATCAAATGGAAACATTCTAGATGTGGTGTGCATATTTCCCCAAACAGTTTCTTTAGAAATTTTACGATCTCCACtaaaattttaaatcaaattcTGTGGGTTTCAATAATGTCCAGCTGCACAGCTTGAGTTTGTGATGACTAGTCAATGAAGTTTAAGGTACCATAATTCTTTGCCATAAAAATTCTTGAGGCAtgaataaactaaaataaaaaataaaaaaatcaggacattaaatatttgtatctgatcaaaattttaaagaaattttgGGAAATCGTACTGAGAATTAGATGAATGATGATTGGGTTACCCTAGCATAGACTGCAAGCAGGGAGAAACAGCtgtggcggctgtggctcaggcggTAGAGCAGGTTGCTTGTTATATCGGtgaaggtcggcagttcaaaCCCCAGCTCcttcaggctgcatgtcaaagtatccttgggcaagatactgaaccccaaattgcctctggctgttctgccagtgtgtgaatgatagtttctgtttgagcacttaggctcagtgagtgaatgcagtgtaaaagcgctttgagtggtcgaaaagactagaaaggtgctatacagagcatttatcttgctctgtccaaaagtaaaaaaaattgtcaCCGCCGCCTCTAAACCTCACAAATTAACTCACTATATGTTTATATATCGTACGTTTAACCATAATGCCCCataaaacttaataataattattacacTCAAGTTGGtttatagattaaaaaaaaggtagGCCTATAATCTGATAAACAGTAAGCTCTGGAGGTGCTGGTAAGTGGATTTCTGTTTGTATCAACAGAACTACACTGGATGTTTCTCCCTTTTTCAGGTCTCTGCTAAACTATACTACTGCTAGCCCCACTTTTATATTTAGAGTAcaaatgagagtggtatcaatcttaagTATATTTCCAACATAAGGAACAAttgctttaatttaattcattaacTTGATAAAACAAATCTGGACATCT
It encodes:
- the htr6 gene encoding 5-hydroxytryptamine receptor 6, encoding MADSHLSGSAGSYNSSFPTASAWNITGSGPWLLAFMLTVIILMTVCGNMLLIALVFAHRSLRCTSNCFLVSLFLSDLMVALVVMPPAMLNVLCGSWVLWPAFCPIWLCFDVMCCSASILNLCVISLDRYLFIISPLRYKQRMTPPRALLLVGAAWALAALTSFLPIEMKWHSLGHGSGHSSVSSSNNSSYSDTLYPTSYFQLSPSGGLSFQCRLRVTLPFALVASVLTFFLPSSAICFTYCRILLAARRQAKRVAALSHPPHPHPSLGEPSRPPSPGIAAGQAQPDGDDCSHQEAPASQNVPASVNSERRLAHRQGRRAVKATLTLGVLLGLFFSAWLPFFITNMAQAVCECIPLALFDAITWLGYCNSTMNPIIYPLFMRDFKRALGKLLPCCSSRSTRRPSPVLSLSLRNSGEPNIASNPPSPLASDPTHPPATATDAVNLLDAEHAGIELPLLLPNQVDTLD